CTGTACCAAACTCCTTTTTAAATTGGGCGGTAAATTATGGTGATGATGAGGTGTTAATCGCTTTATTGAGCAATCCTCAATTATCCCAAGAAGATTTAGTCCAGCTAACAAAACATAAAAACCCTCAGATTGTAGAAGAAGCGAAACTTCACATTAATTGGAATGAGGAAATTGAAAATCCAGAAGAATTTATCCGCAAAGCCTTGAGGTACAATAATTTAAGTTCTTATATGTTAAGGGAAGAGTTAGAGTTTTTTGTTAACTATTTTTTTAAGGAAATGATTTCTTCTCAATGGGGTTATGATCTCTTATTTTCTAATAAGAATCTTCGCATTAGTTTAGCCTCAAATCCCAATACTCCTGTAAGAGTATTAGAAAAATTAGCTACTGATGATGATAAAGATGTTCGCCGTAGTGTAGCAGAAAATCCCAATACTCCTGTAACCTTATCAAAAAAATTAGGCATTGATTATATATTTAGAATATCTGAAAAAAGTCGAAGACCAGATTTAGGGTGTTTAGCGGTATTTCTTAGCCCCTATGCAGAAACTTCTCACCTTGCCAAAAATTTCCGTTCTACTTCTTGGTTAGAGCGCTGGGCGATCGCTCAAAATCCTAATACCCCTGAGAATACCCTTAGTTATTTAGTCCAAGACGGAAACAGATTAGTCAGGAGTGCCGCCGAATTAAACATCAAACAAAGACAAAATGGGGGTAAATAATATGGCTTATCTTGATGGCTGGAAAGAGTTTTGTTACTGGATAAAGATGAATCCAGATGCTCCCCTTCCAGATGGTGTTAATCTTTCGGAGTTGTATCGTTTTGCCGCCCGTTATCGCCTTAGTTATTCCTATCAGGGTATTAATCTCCAAGATTACCCTGAGCAAAGTGTGGAGGCTTATGGTTGTCTTTTGGGGGTTTTTCTGGCTTACTCTGCTTTTGAACAATTATACAAAGCCGTTGG
This is a stretch of genomic DNA from Cyanobacterium aponinum PCC 10605. It encodes these proteins:
- a CDS encoding variant leucine-rich repeat-containing protein; amino-acid sequence: MTDNKKATKHSTTETNINVEGLSEIILECYKKNNKLKIRVISEGYDSELNVRFPRDLREEGALYSVETIEKTKGNYYLVKGNITKIDQDLDSVIAKNSDLNNEQSQTILTEEKTLKETTTPQDLTELANERAEASGETTTSERLKELANKSIELACLVAQNPHCPSDLLAELAHNEDRLIRQAVTNNPNTPKNTLLKLGTEFPEELLDNPIFDLLLLENPNLLAEMPTSTLKSMVKIETVPNSFLNWAVNYGDDEVLIALLSNPQLSQEDLVQLTKHKNPQIVEEAKLHINWNEEIENPEEFIRKALRYNNLSSYMLREELEFFVNYFFKEMISSQWGYDLLFSNKNLRISLASNPNTPVRVLEKLATDDDKDVRRSVAENPNTPVTLSKKLGIDYIFRISEKSRRPDLGCLAVFLSPYAETSHLAKNFRSTSWLERWAIAQNPNTPENTLSYLVQDGNRLVRSAAELNIKQRQNGGK